In one window of Vanessa atalanta chromosome 10, ilVanAtal1.2, whole genome shotgun sequence DNA:
- the LOC125067044 gene encoding cathepsin L-like, with translation MRSLAVLMVVVVVVGADSFVDLIREEWNAFKLKHKKSYENETEDRFRMKIYAENKLKMAKHNRRFERGEVTYRLGVNKYADKLQHEFVHSTSGINFKAKLDWTIDIVVPPIDCDPPNALDWRSEGAVTEVKDQGDCSAGYAFSTAGSMEGMHFRSSGDLVSLSAQNLIDCSLKFWNHGCDGGHVGHALLYILNSGGINTEESYPYEGVVNNCRFDPANEVVSLLAYNMFVRGDEEIMKKVVVTMGPISAMIDASQVSFQLYSSGVYYDEDCSSSDLNHGVLVVGYDTDEEGGDYWLVKNSWGTSWGEDGYIKMARNRGNNCGIASYIAYPFI, from the exons ATGAGGAGCCTGGCTGTGCTGATGGTTGTGGTGGTGGTGGTCGGTGCCGACAGCTTCGTCGACCTCATCCGCGAGGAATGGAACGCCTTCAAG CTCAAACACAAGAAATCGTACGAAAACGAGACCGAGGACCGGTTCCGTATGAAGATCTACGCTGAGAATAAGCTTAAGATGGCGAAGCATAACCGGCGCTTCGAGCGCGGCGAGGTGACGTACCGCCTCGGAGTCAACAAGTACGCGGACAAGCTGCAGCATGAGTTCGTGCACAGCACGAGCGGGATCAACTTCAAGGCCAA ACTCGACTGGACAATAGATATTGTAGTGCCACCCATCGACTGTGACCCACCGAATGCGCTGGACTGGCGCTCGGAGGGCGCCGTCACCGAAGTCAAGGACCAAGGAGATTGCAGCGCTGGTTATGCCTTCAGCACC GCGGGCTCGATGGAGGGGATGCATTTCCGCAGTAGCGGCGACCTCGTGTCGCTTTCGGCGCAGAATCTGATCGACTGCTCGTTAAAGTTCTGGAACCATGGCTGCGACGGTGGCCACGTGGGTCATGCCTTATTGTACATCCTCAACAGCGGAGGCATCAACACAGAAGAGAGCTACCCTTACGAGGGCGTCGTCAACAATTGCAG GTTCGACCCTGCGAACGAGGTCGTGAGCCTCTTGGCATACAATATGTTTGTGAGAGGTGACGAGGAAATAATGAAGAAAGTCGTGGTCACCATGGGACCTATCTCTGCCATGATCGACGCCAGCCAAGTGTCCTTCCAGCTCTACTCGTCTGGAGTCTACTACGACGAGGACTGCTCCTCCAGCGACCTCAACCATGGG GTGCTGGTGGTGGGCTACGATACAGACGAAGAGGGCGGTGACTACTGGCTCGTAAAGAACTCGTGGGGAACCTCGTGGGGGGAGGACGGCTATATCAAGATGGCGCGCAACCGCGGCAACAATTGCGGCATCGCCTCGTACATCGCCTACCCTTTCATATAA
- the LOC125066984 gene encoding cathepsin L-like, which translates to MRSLAVLLVVVSVVGADSFVDLIREEWNAFKLKHKKSYENETEDRFRMKIYAENKLKMAKHNRRFERGEVTYRLGVNKFADKLHHEFVHTTSMINHTAKLNERQVLRGATFLSPANWAPPKVMDWCSEGAVTEVKDQGNCVSGWAFSTTGSLEGQQFRSTGNLVSLSEQNLIDCSSAYGNNGCDGGLVYNAVLYVFRNGGIDTEESYPYEAVVNTCRFDPMDVAVNVVGYISLPEGNEERLKKAVAVVGPVSVAIDASRVSFQLYSSGVYYDEHCSSSNLNHAVLVVGYDTDEEGGEYWLVKNSWGTSWGELGYIKMARNRGNNCGIASSASYPIV; encoded by the exons ATGAGGAGCCTGGCTGTGCTGTTGGTGGTGGTGTCGGTGGTCGGTGCCGACAGCTTCGTCGACCTCATCCGCGAGGAATGGAACGCCTTCAAG CTCAAACACAAGAAATCCTACGAAAATGAGACCGAGGACCGGTTCCGTATGAAGATCTACGCTGAGAACAAGCTCAAGATGGCGAAGCACAATCGGCGCTTCGAGCGCGGCGAGGTGACGTACCGCCTCGGAGTCAACAAGTTCGCGGACAAGCTGCACCACGAGTTCGTGCACACCACGAGCATGATTAACCACACCGCCAA ACTCAACGAGCGACAAGTTCTGCGCGGTGCTACGTTCCTGTCACCCGCCAACTGGGCACCACCGAAGGTGATGGACTGGTGCTCGGAGGGCGCAGTTACCGAAGTCAAGGACCAAGGAAATTGTGTCTCCGGCTGGGCATTCAGCACT ACGGGCTCGCTGGAGGGGCAGCAATTCCGCAGTACTGGCAACCTCGTGTCACTGTCAGAGCAGAATCTGATCGACTGTTCGAGCGCGTACGGGAACAACGGCTGCGACGGTGGCCTCGTGTACAATGCCGTCTTATACGTCTTCAGAAACGGAGGCATCGACACGGAGGAGAGTTATCCCTACGAGGCCGTCGTCAACACATGCAG GTTCGACCCCATGGACGTGGCCGTGAACGTCGTGGGTTACATAAGCCTGCCAGAAGGTAACGAGGAAAGGCTAAAGAAGGCCGTGGCCGTTGTGGGGCCCGTCTCTGTCGCTATTGACGCCAGCCGGGTGTCCTTCCAGCTCTACTCTTCTGGAGTCTACTACGACGAGCACTGCTCCTCCAGCAACCTCAACCACGCG GTGCTGGTGGTGGGCTACGATACAGACGAAGAGGGCGGTGAATACTGGCTCGTAAAGAACTCTTGGGGAACCTCGTGGGGGGAACTCGGCTATATCAAGATGGCGCGCAACCGCGGCAACAACTGCGGCATCGCCTCATCCGCCTCCTACCCGATCGTCTGA
- the LOC125067045 gene encoding cathepsin L-like: MRSLAVLLVVVAAVGANSFLDLLSEEWNVFKLEHKKTYENEAEERFRMKIYAQNKLIMEEHNRRFKSGQVTYRVGVNKYADMLHHEFVHTMHGFNSSAKLNEGQISHGATFLSPANLAVPSMTDWRSKGAVTEVKEQGVCNSGWAFSTTGSLESHHFINTGFLVPLSEQNLIDCSAAYGNNGCKGGFVANSFTYIRDNEGINTEASYPYKAITDSCMYDSDYVGAKVVSFVDLPKGDEDTLKNAVATVGPVSVVIDANQAAFQFYTTGVYYDDECDSNNLNHAMLVVGYGTDKEGGDYWLVKNSWGRSWGRLGYIKMARNRNNNCGIASAALYPLVV; this comes from the exons ATGAGGAGCCTGGCTGTGCTGTTGGTGGTGGTGGCGGCGGTCGGTGCCAACAGTTTCTTAGATCTCCTCAGCGAGGAGTGGAACGTCTTCAAG CTCGAACACAAGAAAACGTACGAAAACGAGGCCGAGGAACGGTTCCGTATGAAGATCTACGCTCAGAACAAGCTCATAATGGAGGAGCACAACCGGCGCTTCAAAAGCGGCCAGGTGACGTACCGCGTCGGAGTCAACAAGTACGCGGACATGCTGCACCACGAGTTCGTGCACACCATGCACGGGTTCAACAGCAGCGCCAA ACTCAACGAGGGACAAATCTCGCACGGCGCCACGTTCCTGTCACCTGCCAACTTGGCAGTACCGAGTATGACGGACTGGCGCTCGAAGGGCGCCGTCACCGAAGTTAAGGAGCAAGGAGTGTGCAACTCTGGTTGGGCCTTCAGTACC ACGGGCTCGCTGGAGTCACACCACTTCATCAATACCGGCTTCCTAGTGCCGCTGTCAGAACAGAACCTGATTGATTGCTCGGCCGCGTACGGGAACAACGGCTGCAAAGGTGGCTTTGTGGCCAACTCCTTTACGTACATCCGCGACAATGAAGGCATCAATACGGAGGCGAGCTACCCTTACAAGGCCATCACCGACTCGTGCAT GTACGACTCCGATTACGTGGGCGCGAAAGTCGTGAGCTTCGTGGACCTGCCGAAGGGCGATGAGGACACGCTGAAGAACGCCGTTGCTACCGTGGGGCCCGTCTCCGTTGTCATCGACGCCAACCAGGCGGCCTTTCAGTTCTACACCACCGGAGTTTACTACGATGATGAATGCGATTCCAATAACCTCAATCATGCG ATGCTGGTAGTGGGTTATGGCACAGATAAAGAGGGCGGCGACTACTGGCTCGTGAAGAACTCGTGGGGGCGCTCGTGGGGCAGGCTCGGCTACATCAAAATGGCGCGCAACCGCAACAATAATTGCGGCATCGCCTCGGCCGCCTTATACCCGCTCGTCGTCTAA